The DNA sequence GATTCAGGGCGATTTCGTTTGGCACAACCATGCGCAAGAAGACGAAATGTTTTTTATCCTCAAAGGAGTGTTGTATATTGATTTCCCTGAGCATACGGTGGAGCTAGGCCCAGGAGATATGGTGGTTGTACCCGCAGGTGTAGAGCATCGCCCCCGCACCAAGGATGGACAGGAAGTGCACCTTATGCTGGTAGAACCCCATAGCACCAAGCACACGGGAGAGGTGACGCACGAGCTCACCAAGCACAGTTACGATTGGATATAATAAAATAACGTGAAGTTGGTACACAAAGCTCTTGAAGCTAGAGGAATTCCATTACCAAACTTCACTTTATTAAGTACTTAGATGGAACACCTTTTAATCCAAGTACACAGTACCCAATACCAAGTACGGTGAGGTTGGGGGGAGTAATTGCCTGGTGATCAAATTTTTAACCCCTGCCTCACCTTAAAATAGGACGATGATGAAGGTACATTTTCAGATAAGCGGAAAAGCTTTTAAGGCAGACCTTAGCCAGCCCCTGGATATCAGTATCGCGCTGCGTTTTGATGGGCGAGGCCCGAATTGTTTTTACGCACCACTGGCAGAAAGCTCTCCCGTCGTGATGGGCGATTTTGTGGGGTCGACTGCCGAAGGAGGAGTCGTGAATTTCAAAAATATACGACTTAATCCCCACGGCAACGGAACACATACGGAGTGCGTGGGCCACATCAGCAGGGAGCCTTACTATTTGAGCAATTGTCTGGAAAAGTAC is a window from the Lewinella sp. LCG006 genome containing:
- a CDS encoding cupin domain-containing protein → MQKINLQQKLSLFEEQWTPKVIADLNGQHVKLAKIQGDFVWHNHAQEDEMFFILKGVLYIDFPEHTVELGPGDMVVVPAGVEHRPRTKDGQEVHLMLVEPHSTKHTGEVTHELTKHSYDWI